Below is a genomic region from Desulfobacter sp..
AATGGGCCTTCAATCAGCCACGTCGGAGGAGTTGATTTTTGCTGGAGTGGAGTTCCTGGAACCATCTTTTCCATCTGTAAATAAATCCCTATCAAATTCCCAGCTCTTTATCCAGCCGGCCTTCAAAGAAAATTGCCAACTGGGAAATTGTCAGTGACCAATTTTGAATCGGCATTGTCCATTTTTTACTGGCGTTCTGGATCCCCATGTAAAGCAGCTTTAACAGGCTGTCCTGGTTCGGGAATGATCCCTTTGTTTTGGTCAGTTTTCGAAACTGTCGATGCACAGCCTCAATGGTATTTGTGGTGTATATTATCCGTCGAATCTCTTCTGGATATTTAAAGAAATGACTGAGGCGTTCCCAGTTGTTCCGCCAGGATTTTATCACAATCGGGTATTTGTCATTCCATTTATTTTCCAAGATATCCAGTTCTTCTTCGGCCAGATCCTTATTGACCGCTTTATAAACACGTTTTAGATTTGCCATAAATTCTTTTTTATTTTTGGAACCAACGTATTTCAATGAATTTCGGATCTGGTGGACTACGCAGAGTTGAACTTCTGTGTCCGGGAATATGGTCTCAATGGCCTCGGGTAAACCTTTTAGACCATCAACACAGGCAATCAGGATATCTTTTACCCCTCGGTTTGAAAGGTCTGTTAACACCTGCAGCCAGAAGTTCGCACCCTCATTCTCGGATATGTACAGCCCAAGAATCTCTTTGCGGCCCTCGATATTCACCCCAAGAATTGTGTAAACGGCTTTGCTGCCGACCTTTCCGTTTTCTCGTACTTTATAATGTATGGCATCAAGCCATACGATTGGGTACACATTTTCCAACGGCCTGGCCTGCCATTCTTTGACGGTATGGATGATTTTATCGGTAATGGTGCTCAGAGTGGCATTTGAAATCTCAAGTCCATAGATTTCCTGTAAATGGGAAGCCATATCATTATAACTCATGCCCAGGCCGTAAAGGGCTATTATCTTTCTTTCAATTTCATCGCTGAGCGTTGTCTGATGTTTTTTGACGATCTGTGGAGAGAAGGTTCCGGCCCTGTCACGCGGGGTTTTTAGCTCAAATTTACCATCCAGGGATTTAATGGTCTTTTTGCTTTTTCCATTACGGCGGTTGGCAGAAACTTCCTGTCCGAGATGGGACTCCAACTCTCCTTCAAGAGCAGCTTCAGCAAGATTTTTGATTAATGATGTAAGGACGCCGCCCTTACCTGTGAAGGGTTTACCTTCCTGGATGCCTTTAAGGGCTTTTTGAAAATCAAATTCGGTGTTTTCTTCGGTCATGTCAGTTCTCCTTATTTAGCTGAGTATATCAGCTTTCATTCAACTGACACAGAATTTTGAACGCCCTCTAATCAAAGACGTTCGAGGGTGCTTTGTTCCTGCAATCAAACCATGAACACGCTGCCCTTTGAGAGCATATCCCTAGCGACGGGTTGTATAAGGCGAAAAGCCGCTTTCATCAACATAAACAAACGTTTTGCAACGACGTACATAACGTTCACGAAGACGAAGATATGCCTTTCTTTTGCTGTCGCTTCGCTCCCTGTATCCCGTCATCTTTTTTTTCGAGTGATTCCGAGTTGTTTCATATTATACCAGATACAGGCACGGGATACTCCGAAATGCTGCGCCCTTTCCGATTGTGTCATGTCATCATTTGTCTCCACATGGAGGCGCAAAGCTTCCAGATCCAAACTTCGTGGTCCTTTTGGACCGGGTTTCTTGTATGACAAACCATCTTCGGCAGACGTCCAGTTGTGAACACTTCCACGGGATACATTAAACTGACTGGCAGCTTCCGTCTTGCTTCCTCCATTTTCTACAAAATCTATAACGCGTTTGCGTAAATCTGATGAATATCTCATGGGGAAAATATAAGTTGTATAAATCCTTGTTCAAGTAATTGTTTGCTCTGCTATATTCTTGAGAAGTCATCTATCCTCCAGCCCGAAAATTTTCCTGCCGAACTTTTTGCTTCACCAAAGGAGATTTTAACGGAATCCATAAACTCTGAGCTAACACTCTCTCAAGTGCGAAACCAGGAAATGTCACGAATAGAGAGAATTTACCTTGATCAGCTATTGAAAAAGCATTTTGGAAAAATCAATATCACAGCAAAAGCGGCCGGTATAACAACAAGGCAATTACATAAACTGATGACCAAGCACAATTTAAAAAAAGAAGCCTACAAAACAAAAAAACTGCTGAGCTGATCATGCGTGGAAACGGTCTGCAAATGTCTTTACTCGGCATTCGTGCGTCCATGGAAAATTTTAGTACCACAATAACAGGTTTTATGATGTCCGGTTATTTTTTGGGCTTGATATTTGGTTGCAATTTTACGCCTTTATATGCTGATTTCTTTTGGTATAGTGGCCCCCAGTGTCAATAGAGTTTTTTATTCAATTTAAGCGTTATCTTTAAAATTTCCCCGACAATTAGCGGAAGTGGAAGCCAGGCCCTGGAAATGGGCACCTCAAACATTGCCCGTCGGAAGGGGTTGGCTTCCGCGACATGTTGCCGGAAGCGACAATGACCTTCAGGAGTTAACGGAACGGTATCTTGAATTACCCAGACTTAAAAACTGGACTATTACAACGTATTGAAAGTGTAGTTGTCTTCTTTTAATTCCGTATTTGGTCCGCTGTTGGTAAAGGATCTAAAGCCCGTTGACCTGGAAAATTACCAGATTCGAAGAAAAGACCTGTGTAAATCTGATTCCTATATTGATCAGGAGATAGGGGCGGCCCGTGGGATGGTTAATAAAGCCTGGGACAATGACAAGGTATCTGGGGATGCCCTGAAACCTTTTAAAAAAATTACCAAATTATTGAAACGTGGCGGCAATGCCAGGGACAGGGCATTGAACATTGAGGAGTTTTTCCTTTTGGCAGACGCCCTACCCCTTCATGCCAGGAATATTTTCATCACAGGTTTTTTACGGGTATGCGCATGGGTGAAATTTTATCGTTAAAATGGGATCAGGTGAGCCTGAAGCACCGCAGAATTGAACTTGAGGCCGACCAAACCAAAGACAATGAAAAACGGTTTGTTCCTATCCCTGACACCCTGTCTGAATGTCTGGTGAAAATTTCCAGGGCATTGCATGATGACCATGTTTTTCTATGCAAGAGAAAAGCCTTGAAAAGTATTCGGGCCAGCTTAAAAAAGGCCTGTGAGACTGTTGGGATTCCTTACAGCAGGAACACCAAAAATGGGATCACACCCCACGACCTGTGACACACCTTTAACACGTATATGAGAAAGGCCGGGGCTCATGATACCGTGACCATGGATATCACCGGCCATTCCACCAGGGAAATGTTTGACAGGTATAATACAGTCGATGAAGTTGAAAAAGCCGAAGCTGTAAAAAGGATGGAATCTTTTTTGTTCGATCCAAAAGAAAATGAAGAGACTAAAAAAGGGTAACATTAAACTGGCTGATGTTACCCTAAAAGCAAAACGGGTAGTTAGGATGTTTCCTAACTACCCGTTTCTATTATTGGTACCGAAGAGAGGACTTGAACCTCCACGCCTCGCGGCACTAGATCCTAAGTCTAGCGTGTCTACCAATTCCACCACTTCGGCTTTGGAATCTGTTTTAAATCTTGGATTTAAAAGATCGGCAACTTATCTACATTTATTCTCTTCATAAATCAAGCATTTTTTATCAGTAGTGTCCGGTTAGGTTGTTGCATATAAAAAGCATCTAAAATCATTGAAAAAACAGTCGGTTTTGTGTTGAC
It encodes:
- a CDS encoding IS256 family transposase; the protein is MTEENTEFDFQKALKGIQEGKPFTGKGGVLTSLIKNLAEAALEGELESHLGQEVSANRRNGKSKKTIKSLDGKFELKTPRDRAGTFSPQIVKKHQTTLSDEIERKIIALYGLGMSYNDMASHLQEIYGLEISNATLSTITDKIIHTVKEWQARPLENVYPIVWLDAIHYKVRENGKVGSKAVYTILGVNIEGRKEILGLYISENEGANFWLQVLTDLSNRGVKDILIACVDGLKGLPEAIETIFPDTEVQLCVVHQIRNSLKYVGSKNKKEFMANLKRVYKAVNKDLAEEELDILENKWNDKYPIVIKSWRNNWERLSHFFKYPEEIRRIIYTTNTIEAVHRQFRKLTKTKGSFPNQDSLLKLLYMGIQNASKKWTMPIQNWSLTISQLAIFFEGRLDKELGI
- a CDS encoding tyrosine-type recombinase/integrase; the encoded protein is MGEILSLKWDQVSLKHRRIELEADQTKDNEKRFVPIPDTLSECLVKISRALHDDHVFLCKRKALKSIRASLKKACETVGIPYSRNTKNGITPHDL